From the genome of Carassius auratus strain Wakin chromosome 26, ASM336829v1, whole genome shotgun sequence, one region includes:
- the mdh1b gene encoding putative malate dehydrogenase 1B has product MEHTRLPSNCGRACEWKNMAKFVLAGKADCPYYAKAELLADVLQRKLPEFHIHKICVHPSDWEKWLEDTCASHGWEHSCSPLVWRELTDRGGKGLLLGGFSDFLEHAQGYYGITSDMNSDLMQKISAENQQIKELCIEEEIHRQMSLRPLHIWISSALNPICYSLIPQLFSPGLFPGLPTFSLHLMDADGSEEMLQGLKMETEDLAQHQLHEVTVHSDQTRAFKEAHFIIFLDDLQPACESNDVQDDKDHTVSQVAERFRCYGQLIEANAQKDVRVIIAGDSFVNLKCSLLIENTPSVDPHNFVAMTTQLEYEAKTQLAQKLSVKTADITNVIVWGNISGSFHIDLQRAKVFRCDGAIWGPDGFSQQVLEMIYDGKWLQTDFMNLVHKHRTTISSKTNKATGISTTNGIMTILKAWNNDASPEDVFSLGVISTGQFGIPAGLVFSVPVSFRDGCWSVRSDVTVTDELRQKLNACADELKMERDTAARILKMHDGLQ; this is encoded by the exons ATGGAACACACACGGTTACCTAGCAACTGCGGACGCGCTTGTGAATGGAAAAACATGGCAAAGTTTGTTCTTGCAG GAAAGGCGGATTGTCCTTATTATGCAAAGGCTGAGCTTCTGGCTGATGTGCTGCAAAGAAAGCTGCCTGAGTTTCACATTCACAAGATCTGTGTGCACCCCAGTGACTGGGAG AAATGGCTGGAGGACACCTGTGCATCACATGGCTGGGAGCACTCGTGCTCTCCTCTTGTCTGGAGAGAGCTGACTGATCGTGGAGGGAAAGGCCTGCTGCTCGGAGGCTTCAGTGATTTCCTTGAACATGCTCAG GGTTACTATGGCATCACCTCAGATATGAACTCTGATCTGATGCAAAAAATTTCAGCCGAGAATCAACAAATTAAAGAGCTGTGTATAGAGGAGGAAATCCACCGACAAATGTCCCTCAGACCTCTGCACATCTGGATCAGCAG TGCTCTGAACCCCATCTGCTACAGCCTCATTCCTCAGTTGTTCTCCCCGGGGCTGTTTCCAGGTCTCCCCACCTTCAGCCTTCACCTCATGGACGCTGACGGCTCTGAGGAAATGCTGCAAGGACTCAAGATGGAAACAGAAGACCTTGCCCAACATCAGCTACATGAAGTCACTGTCCATTCAGACCAGACACGGGCATTTAAGGAAGCCCACTTCATTATTTTTCTGGATGACCTTCAGCCTGCGTGTGAAAGTAATGATGTGCAGGATGACAAGGACCACACGGTGAGCCAGGTGGCAGAACGTTTTCGCTGCTATGGGCAACTCATCGAGGCAAATGCACAAAAAGACGTACGAGTGATTATAGCAGGAGACTCCTTTGTTAATCTGAAGTGCTCACTGTTAATTGAGAACACACCCTCTGTTGACCCACACAACTTTGTGGCAATGACAACTCAACTAGAATACGAGGCGAAAACTCAACTTGCGCAGAAGTTGTCAGTAAAAACTGCAG ACATCACTAATGTCATTGTATGGGGAAACATCAGTGGCAGTTTCCATATTGACCTACAGAGGGCGAAGGTTTTCAGATGTGATGGCGCAATTTGGGGACCAGATGGTTTTTCTCAGCAGGTCCTGGAAATGATTTACGACGG GAAATGGCTGCAGACAGATTTTATGAATTTAGTGCATAAACACCGTACCACAATTTCATCAAAGACCAACAAAGCCACAGGAATATCTACAACAAATGgaataatgacaattttaaagGCCTGGAATAATGATGCATCTCCAGAGGACGTCTTCTCATTGGGTGTTATTAGTACAG GGCAGTTTGGGATTCCAGCAGGTTTGGTGTTTTCTGTGCCGGTGAGCTTCAGGGACGGCTGCTGGTCAGTGCGCTCGGACGTTACTGTGACAGATGAGTTGAGGCAAAAACTTAACGCTTGTGCTGATGAACTTAAAATG GAGAGAGACACCGCTGCTCGAATACTGAAGATGCATGATGGACTTCAGTGA
- the fastkd2 gene encoding FAST kinase domain-containing protein 2, mitochondrial — translation MYKSGLNMLRCALRSTAPWKCDSFIWTQTSLCYKSRSFAVSSQLGRKSTRGHALTPVRYYCQSAEEVLNPQIKQTAASPETSELSDKAERTPFYTHLQNCSCPADVLDTVKRFPASQQHLSSIFSRMWESSKRMTDEQRRCELQLMFEHPVFEEVCERTVADAWRMRSDDLAYSLLAIINLGVSQNTRVVQTLLRVTQERLNQFDIRSLSVLASCIREMENSRNAQALREALRLLLKDRIPEIQNVVVLQSMMRAVGKNSPILLKKELANKALSLADGFSPPNTQYMFSSLAAMGLNFKPLLDVCSRKIAENVHEFPFNRLLSVLKSCHELHYRNYTLFSSVSEYVANTFEMWSNRQVILFLVSFENLLFRPVVLLDAFAERIIQKSESLTLKDLLSVLKVFSLLNHDLKEKKTQFLASVTMVLESYLPKMSPTDLLKAIYCLGLLEHFPQTPLEKLLEKDTLEQLLEKGRQSEKIQRWLHTLDLCLRLDKPQLTSVPDLHISVPAPAVTANQEVLSAVRSIVGNDAIQDSVLEQSIYFIDCVITLPHQTEETCDLSAKDSGSPQCAQRIAVVCAPHTSFCFGTTHPRASLVIKLRHLEKLGYKPVLIPVLELNSKTEEEKIEMLHKLIFPAQKSTATQEILNNSQKTE, via the exons ATGTATAAATCCGGTCTGAACATGCTCCGGTGTGCTCTGAGATCCACGGCGCCGTGGAAATGTGACTCTTTTATATGGACGCAGACGTCTTTATGTTATAAAAGCAGAAGCTTTGCTGTGTCCTCTCAGCTGGGGAGAAAAAGCACACGAGGACACGCTTTAACACCAGTCCGGTATTACTGTCAGAGTGCAGAAGAAGTTCTTAATCCTCAGATAAAACAAACAGCTGCCTCTCCAGAGACCAGCGAACTCTCAGATAAAGCAGAACGGACTCCTTTCTACACACACTTGCAGAACTGTTCGTGCCCAGCGGATGTGCTGGACACGGTGAAGAGGTTCCCAGCGTCGCAGCAGCACCTCAGCAGCATCTTCTCACGCATGTGGGAGAGCTCGAAGAGGATGACGGACGAGCAGCGGCGCTGTGAGCTGCAGCTGATGTTTGAGCACCCGGTGTTTGAGGAGGTGTGTGAGCGCACCGTGGCTGATGCCTGGCGCATGAGGAGTGACGATCTGGCCTACAGTCTGCTGGCCATCATCAACCTGGGAGTGTCACAAAACACACGTGTTGTGCAGACACTGCTGCGCGTCACACAG GAGCGGCTGAATCAGTTTGATATACGGTCTCTTTCGGTGTTGGCTTCCTGTATTCGGGAGATGGAAAACAGTAGGAACGCTCAGGCCCTGAGAGAGGCTTTGAg GTTGTTGCTGAAGGATCGTATTCCTGAGATCCAGAATGTGGTTGTTCTGCAGAGCATGATGCGCGCCGTGGGAAAAAACTCTCCGATACTTCTGAAGAAAGAGCTGGCG AACAAAGCTCTGTCATTGGCAGATGGGTTTAGTCCACCCAACACCCAGTACATGTTCTCCAGCCTGGCTGCCATGGGCCTGAACTTCAAACCTCTGCTGGATGTCTGCAGCAGGAAGATAGCTG AAAACGTGCATGAATTTCCCTTCAATAGACTTCTTTCGGTACTGAAGTCCTGCCATGAGCTTCACTACAGGAACTACACGCTCTTCAGCTCCGTCTCGGAGTACGTGGCCAACACATTTGAAATGTGGTCCAACAGACAG GTGATTCTCTTTCTAGTATCATTTGAGAATCTTTTGTTCAGACCCGTGGTCTTGCTGGATGCGTTTGCAGAGAGAATCATTCAGAAGTCTGAAAGCCTGACCCTGAAAGACCTTCTCTCCGTTTTAAAAGTCTTTTCGCTCCTCAATCACgacctgaaagagaaaaaaacaca GTTTCTGGCCAGTGTCACAATGGTCTTAGAGTCCTACCTTCCAAAGATGTCTCCCACAGACCTGTTGAAAGCCATCTACTGTCTGGGATTGCTGGAGCACTTCCCCCAAACCCCGCTGGAGAAACTGCTAGAGAAGGACACACTGGAGCAGCTCCTAGAGAAAG GCAGACAGTCGGAGAAGATTCAGAGGTGGCTGCACACGCTGGATCTGTGTTTGCGACTGGATAAACCTCAGCTGACCTCTGTCCCAGACCTGCACATCTCAGTTCCTGCTCCTGCGGTCACAGCCAACCAGGAAGTGCTCAGTGCAGTCAGGAGCATTGTGGGAAATGATGCTATTCAGGACAGTGTGCTGGAGCAGAGCATTTATTTCATTG ACTGTGTGATCACACTGCCTCATCAAACAGAAGAAACCTGTGACCTCAGTGCAAAGGATTCTGGGTCACCTCAGTGTGCCCAAag GATTGCAGTGGTCTGCGCCCCGCATACTTCATTTTGCTTCGGTACAACACATCCTCGAGCCAGCTTGGTTATCAAACTTCGGCATCTTGAAAAACTTGGTTATAAACCTGTTTTG ATTCCTGTCCTTGAGCTCAACTCAAAAACTGAGGAAGAGAAGATTGAAATGCTACACAAGCTGATTTTTCCTGCACAGAAATCCACTGCAACACAAGAAATACTGAACAACAGTCAGAAAACAGAGTGA
- the gtf3c3 gene encoding general transcription factor 3C polypeptide 3, with the protein MSELNDYLEGKITFEEFERRREERKAKDKKGEYDEAADQEDTSEPSAKETRSRHTETAEEGVSPSVQKAFASMIGEGLEECVEEDEDDEDGKMEWKDIGEEDGDDDDDYEEEEEEEEEEEEDNDGNEVTPGDVFALEMELNRENKKMMKERRHRSKLPRALRGLMGEANIRYARGEKDDAILMCMEIIRQAPLAYEPFSTLAMIYEDQGDMEKALQFGLIAAHLNPSDCEEWVKLADMSLEQDNVKQAIICYTKAIKCDPSNVQYLWERSSLYEQVGEHKQAMDGYRRILSLLPPSDGEQFMQLSRDMAKSYYESSELPSAIGVIEEALESHPELVSHECVNMAAELYIANHQHDKALEVLVKFCGIVLKREEKEETETQTQTETADNTPAQDTEGDEEKKESEEEKGKIIEVEIPDDVPIDIRVKMMVCLIHRNVIKPLDPMLTSLMEQSPEELGDLYLDVAEAFMEEGEYNSALPLLSALVCSERYNLAVVWLRHAECLKALGHLEVAVKSYSKVVEMAPLHLDARLALSTLQQQLGRPNMALKALEPMYDAETLAQDSSAAQQELKLLLHRSTLLHAQGRTDDYIDTVLTMLSMLLKVAMVRAKVCVVSDRSSGVKHLKLIKVSSNNLTEIVDQEAAYLDVIGKTSVLSRDDWWKLLLRCLAVLCEVKRFAEAELLVDSTLEYYSFYDDRVKRKELEYLGLSAAFLDRNFRKAYDYIRLMLMDNVERTQLWNVFNQVTLHSQDARHHRFCLRLMLKHPDNHALYLLNGHTSLVSGTFKHALGQYMQAFRNQPDHPLHSLVVGLTFFHMACQKFVMKRHPLIVQGFSFLWRYVDLRGHCQESLYNIARALQQLGLGHLAIHYYEKALTLPPLKLEGIDDDQVDLRREIAYNLSLIYQSSGNKEMARHVIYTYCTV; encoded by the exons ATGTCCGaattaaatgattatttagaAGGAAAGATAACGTTCGAGGAGTTTGAAAGGCGGAGAGAGGAAAGAAAAGCAAAAGATAAG AAGGGAGAATATGATGAAGCAGCTGATCAGGAGGACACTTCTGAACCGAGCGCTAAAGAAACACGGAGCCGTCACACAG AAACGGCAGAAGAAGGAGTCAGTCCATCTGTTCAGAAAGCGTTTGCCTCCATGATCGGAGAGGGACTGGAGGAGTGTgtggaggaggatgaagatgatgaagatgggAAGATGGAGTGGAAAGACATCGGAGAGGAGGATGGAGATGACGACGACGattatgaagaagaagaagaagaagaagaagaagaagaggaggacaATGACGGCAATGAAGTCACACCCGGAGATGTGTTTGCCTTAGAAATGGAGCTGAACCGTGAGAATAAAAAAATGATGAAG GAAAGACGTCACCGCAGTAAGTTACCACGGGCTCTCAGAGGACTCATGGGAGAGGCGAACATCCGCTACGCCAGAGGAGAAAAGGATGATGCCATCCTGATGTGCATGGAGATCATTCGCCAAG CTCCTCTGGCATACGAGCCGTTCTCCACACTGGCTATGATCTATGAGGATCAGGGGGACATGGAGAAAGCGCTTCAGTTCGGACTGATCGCTGCTCATCTGAACCCCAGTGACTGTGAGGAGTGGGTCAAACTGGCAGACATGTCCCTGGAGCAGGATAACGTCAAACAAGCCATCATCTGCTACACTAAAG CGATTAAATGTGACCCCAGTAACGTTCAGTACCTGTGGGAGCGCTCAAGCCTGTATGAGCAGGTCGGGGAGCACAAGCAGGCCATGGACGGGTATCGCCGCATCCTCAGCCTGCTGCCTCCCTCCGACGGAGAACAGTTCATGCAGCTCTCACGAGACATGGCTAA GAGTTACTATGAGAGCAGCGAGTTGCCGTCCGCTATCGGAGTCATAGAGGAAGCTCTGGAGAGTCATCCTGAACTCGTCTCACATGAGTGTGTCAACATGGCTGCTGAACTCTACATAGCCAATCACCAACATGATAAAGCTCTGGAG GTGCTGGTGAAGTTTTGTGGGATCGTTCTGAAaagagaggagaaggaggagacCGAGACGCAGACGCAGACGGAGACGGCTGACAACACGCCTGCTCAGGACACAGAAGGAGACGAGGAGAAAAAAGAATCCGAAGAGGAAAAAG GCAAAATCATAGAGGTGGAGATTCCTGATGATGTCCCCATTGACATCAGAGTGAAGATGATGGTGTGTCTCATCCACCGGAACGTCATCAAACCTCTGGAT CCCATGCTGACGTCACTGATGGAGCAGAGCCCAGAGGAGCTGGGTGATTTGTATTTGGATGTGGCCGAGGCTTTTATGGAAGAGGGCGAGTATAACTCTGCCCTGCCTCTGCTCTCCGCCCTTGTCTGCTCGGAGAGATACAACCTGGCGGTCGTTTGGCTCCGACATGCAG AGTGTCTGAAGGCGCTTGGTCATTTGGAGGTTGCAGTAAAGAGCTACAGTAAGGTTGTTGAAATGGCTCCACTTCATCTAGATGCGCGTCTGGCCCTCTCCACCCTCCAGCAGCAGTTGGGACGTCCCAACATGGCGCTCAAGGCCCTGGAGCCCATGTATGATGCTGAAACCCTTGCACAGGACTCTTCTGCTGCCCAGCAG GAACTGAAGCTGTTGCTGCATCGCTCGACTCTTCTGCATGCTCAAGGACGCACTGATGATTACATTGATACTGTATTGACCATGCTGTCCATGCTCCTGAAG GTGGCGATGGTGAGGGCTAAGGTGTGTGTCGTCTCCGACAGGTCCTCTGGAGTCAAACATCTGAAGCTCATTAAAGTGTCAAGCAACAACCTGACAGAGATTGTCGACCAGGAGGCAGCGTATCTGGATGTGATAG GTAAGACGAGTGTCCTCTCTCGAGACGACTGGTGGAAGCTGTTACTGCGCTGTTTGGCCGTTCTGTGTGAGGTGAAGCGCTTCGCTGAGGCCGAGTTATTAGTGGACTCCACTTTAGAGTACTATTCCTTCTACGACGACCGCGTGAAGCGCAAAGAGCTGGAATACCTCGGCCTGTCTGCCGCCTTCCTCGACCGCAACTTCCGCAAAGCTTATGATTACATAAG GTTGATGTTAATGGACAATGTGGAACGGACTCAGCTGTGGAACGTGTTTAATCAGGTTACCCTGCACTCTCAGGATGCCAGACATCATCGTTTCTGTCTGCGTCTCATGCTCAAACATCCCGACAACCATGCGCTCTACCTTCTCAACGGACACACCTCGCTGGTTTCTGGGACCTTCAAACACGCACTTG GTCAGTACATGCAGGCGTTCAGAAACCAGCCCGATCATCCTCTTCATAGTTTGGTTGTGGGtctcacattctttcacatggCTTGTCAGAAGTTTGTCATGAAAAGGCATCCACTCATTGTGCAG